A genome region from Bdellovibrionota bacterium includes the following:
- a CDS encoding Crp/Fnr family transcriptional regulator encodes MSTDALQYLQLKRFKAGDILFTEGEVTSSFYIIESGDIEVFVKPDGKQKIILNVVSAGDCLGEFAFITKKPRTASAQAITAASAYEVSEEGYNKLLGELPDWARNMMQSLVQRLADSTELIKKYSTEENPDDITTTTSIIYGRNLYGRKDSSEEE; translated from the coding sequence ATGAGTACAGACGCACTTCAATACTTACAGCTTAAGAGATTCAAAGCCGGAGACATCCTATTTACTGAGGGTGAAGTCACAAGCTCTTTTTACATTATAGAATCTGGGGATATTGAGGTTTTTGTAAAGCCCGACGGTAAGCAAAAGATCATTTTGAATGTAGTGTCCGCAGGCGATTGTTTAGGCGAATTTGCTTTTATCACAAAAAAACCTCGCACTGCTTCTGCGCAAGCCATCACGGCAGCTTCGGCTTATGAAGTGTCTGAAGAGGGCTATAATAAATTACTCGGGGAATTGCCAGATTGGGCAAGAAACATGATGCAAAGCTTGGTTCAACGCCTCGCTGACTCCACAGAACTGATCAAAAAGTACTCGACAGAAGAAAATCCAGACGACATAACAACAACAACTTCCATTATATACGGAAGAAATCTGTACGGTCGCAAAGACTCTTCAGAAGAAGAGTAG